The following coding sequences lie in one Populus trichocarpa isolate Nisqually-1 chromosome 14, P.trichocarpa_v4.1, whole genome shotgun sequence genomic window:
- the LOC18105022 gene encoding cytochrome P450 734A1 — protein MHLLFIVLVLLVVCIFKFIHSVIWVPWRIQVYFRKQGISGPNYRPIFGNTPEYRRLFSEVRSKPMPFNHDIVHRVAPFYYEWSRKYGKTFLYWFGTKPTLAISDPDMIKEVLMNTGDGSFQKARNNPLAKLLFGQGLNGLDGEEWALHRRIANQAFMIERVKCWVPEIVESITKMLIKWEEIRGGRDEFEVDVHRELQNFTSDVIAKTAFGSNYEEGKRIFLLQDQHKYLAYQAFGNVYIPGFRFLPTKKNRERWRFDRETREAIRKLIKNNNSERENSRNLLSLLMSSYKNQEGEEEKLGIEEIINECKTFYFSGKESTADLLTWALLLLALHQEWQNKAREEVFSIFGENESIAAEKLNDLKIVNSILCETQRLYPPVVMLPRQTSKNVKLGTLDVPAGTHFYLALPSVHHDPDIWGKDANEFNPLRFNEPRNHLASFFPFGIGPRMCVGKNLAVMEVKIVLAMIIRSYSFVVSPTYVHAPSLLLSTQPQFGAQILFRRI, from the exons ATGcatcttctttttattgtgCTTGTGTTACTAGTCGTCTGCATCTTCAAATTTATACACTCGGTGATATGGGTGCCATGGAGAATACAAGTTTACTTCAGAAAGCAAGGCATAAGTGGCCCTAACTACCGTCCAATCTTCGGAAACACACCCGAGTATCGCCGTCTATTTAGTGAAGTAAGATCAAAGCCAATGCCTTTTAACCACGATATCGTCCACCGAGTTGCCCCATTTTACTACGAGTGGTCGCGCAAGTATGGGAAGACGTTCCTCTACTGGTTCGGAACCAAGCCAACGTTGGCTATATCGGACCCTGATATGATCAAGGAGGTTCTCATGAATACAGGTGATGGCTCGTTTCAGAAGGCTCGAAACAACCCTCTAGCCAAGCTGCTCTTTGGACAGGGACTTAATGGGTTGGATGGGGAGGAGTGGGCTCTTCATAGGAGGATCGCAAACCAGGCGTTTATGATTGAGCGGGTTAAG TGTTGGGTGCCAGAAATTGTGGAAAGCATTACCAAGATGCTAATCAAGTGGGAGGAAATAAGAGGAGGGAGAGATGAATTTGAGGTTGATGTGCATAGAGAGCTTCAAAACTTCACCTCAGACGTTATAGCGAAAACGGCTTTTGGAAGCAATTATGAAGAAGGGAAACGTATATTTTTGTTACAAGATCAACACAAGTACCTTGCCTACCAGGCTTTTGGAAATGTCTATATTCCAGGGTTCAG GTTTTTGCCCACCAAAAAGAACAGGGAGAGGTGGAGATTCGACAGGGAAACTCGTGAAGCAATAcgcaaattgataaaaaataacaacagtGAAAGAGAGAATTCAAGAAACCTGCTCAGTCTGTTGATGTCTTCCTATAAAAATCAAGAGGGCGAAGAAGAGAAACTAGGGATTGAGGAGATTATAAACGAATGCAAGACCTTCTACTTTTCAGGAAAGGAATCTACTGCTGATCTTTTGACTTGGGCACTTCTCCTTTTAGCATTGCATCAAGAATGGCAAAACAAGGCAAGAGAAGAAGTGTTTTCCATCTTCGGAGAGAATGAGTCTATAGCTGCAGAGAAGTTAAATGACCTTAAGATT GTGAACTCAATTCTCTGTGAAACACAGCGACTTTATCCTCCAGTCGTGATGTTGCCGAGGCAAACATCTAAGAACGTAAAGTTGGGAACCCTTGACGTTCCTGCCGGCACTCATTTCTATTTAGCCTTGCCTTCTGTTCATCATGACCCTGATATATGGGGGAAAGATGCTAATGAGTTCAATCCCCTAAGATTCAATGAGCCAAGAAATCACTTGGCTTCATTTTTTCCATTTGGGATAGGTCCTAGAATGTGTGTTGGTAAAAATTTAGCAGTCATGGAGGTAAAAATTGTCCTAGCCATGATAATAAGGAGTTACTCTTTCGTTGTGTCGCCCACCTATGTTCATGCACCAAGCCTCTTGCTGAGCACACAACCTCAATTTGGTGCACAGATCCTCTTTCGCAGgatttaa
- the LOC18105020 gene encoding probable protein phosphatase 2C 55 yields the protein MPSTYFSRLRSAVQNGIQRSGIGQEGVLQNFESLIGQGKFRFCNYRLFHSVCVASLTDLQLLLRPGTVVAASSDSLVVNRKRNISVVGAVSRTLSVPSVSGPSFQVCGYHIDRALCDNNQILASGKPYNKPMAARASRAVFGESLLENLTSRVGHLPSSTNNPCISYGSSSSQSFRKASMSLKNQEQPTNSPIYGYFVYNVAKRWCDFSPYMETGFRDFQSSAHSCFAAGTAPDVTYENSTREEQPEGSASSEQKISTGKMLKLLSGSCYLPHPDKEETGGEDAHFICADEHAVGVADGVGGWADHGIDSGLYSRELMSNSVTAVQEEPKGSIDPARVLEKAHSSTKAKGSSTACIIALTDQGLHAINLGDSGFIVVRDGCTVFRSPVQQHGFNFTYQLENGNNGDLPSSGQVFTIPVAPGDVIVAGTDGLFDNLYNNEINAVVVHAMRAGLEPQATAQKIAALARQRAQDKDRQTPFSTAAQDAGFRYYGGKLDDITVVVSYITSSDDEKKSSSQAGSAI from the exons ATGCCGTCTACGTATTTTTCAAGGTTAAGGAGTGCGGTTCAGAATGGGATTCAGAGATCGGGAATAGGACAAGAAGGTGTACTGCAAAATTTTGAGAGTCTGATTGGGCAAGGAAAGTTTAGATTCTGCAACTATAGGTTATTTCATTCTGTATGTGTTGCATCGCTTACAGATTTACAACTACTGTTGAGACCCGGTACAGTTGTTGCTGCCAGTTCTGATTCACTGGTAGTTAACCGAAAAAGGAATATCTCTGTTGTTGGAGCAGTTTCTCGTACACTTTCTGTACCCTCTGTATCAGGCCCTTCGTTTCAGGTTTGTGGCTATCACATAGATCGTGCCCTTTGTGACAACAATCAAATATTGGCCAGTGGGAAGCCTTACAATAAGCCAATGGCTGCTAGAGCATCAAGAGCTGTATTTGGTGAGAGTTTATTAGAGAATCTGACTTCAAGGGTTGGGCATCTTCCCTCATCGACAAACAATCCCTGCATCTCTTATGGCAGCAGTAGTTCCCAGAGTTTCAGAAAGGCTAGCATGAGTTTGAAAAACCAAGAGCAACCTACCAATTCTCCAatttatggatattttgtcTATAATGTTGCAAAGAGGTGGTGTGACTTTTCTCCATACATGGAGACGGGATTTAGAGATTTCCAAAGTTCAGCGCATTCATGCTTTGCAGCTGGAACTGCTCCTGATGTGACCTATGAGAATTCTACCCGTGAGGAACAGCCTGAAGGTTCTGCTTCATCAGAACA GAAGATTTCAACTGGCAAAATGCTCAAGCTACTCTCGGGATCATGCTACCTGCCCCATCCTGATAAAGAAGAGACTGGTGGAGAGGATGCCCACTTTATTTGTGCAGATGAACACGCTGTTGGTGTAGCTGATGGTGTGGGTGGTTGGGCTGATCATGGTATTGATTCTGGGCTGTATTCTCGGGAGCTCATGTCTAATTCAGTTACTGCAGTTCAAGAGGAGCCCAAGGGCTCAATTGATCCAGCTAGGGTCCTGGAGAAAGCTCACTCTAGCACTAAAGCCAAAGGTTCCTCAACAGCATGCATCATAGCACTCACAGACCAG GGTCTCCATGCGATCAATTTAGGGGATAGTGGGTTTATAGTGGTTCGAGATGGATGCACCGTCTTCCGATCTCCTGTGCAGCAGCATGGTTTTAATTTCACTTATCAACTTGAGAATGGAAACAATGGTGATCTGCCTAGCTCTGGCCAG GTTTTCACAATTCCTGTTGCTCCTGGAGATGTTATAGTTGCCGGAACAGATGGATTGTTTGACAACTTGTACAACAATGAAATTAATGCTGTGGTGGTTCATGCCATGAGAGCTGGCTTAGAGCCTCAGGCAACAGCTCAGAAAATAGCTGCATTAGCACGGCAACGAGCCCAAGATAAAGACCGGCAGACCCCATTCTCCACTGCTGCACAAGATGCTGGGTTTCGCTATTATGGTGGCAAGCTTGATGACATCACTGTTGTTGTTTCATATATTACCAGCTCTGACGAT GAAAAGAAATCTAGTTCTCAAGCAGGCAGTGCCATTTAA
- the LOC18105023 gene encoding cytochrome P450 734A1: MHLVCLVYVLLPVCVLRLIHSMIWVPWRIHVHFRKQGISGPNYRPIFGNTEEYRNSFTEARKKTMPFNHNIVHRVTPFYHEWSRKYGKTFLYWFGVIPILATADLDMIKDIFMNTGGGSFEKVRLNPQAKLLFGQGLNGLVGEEWALHRRIANQAFMMERIKCWGLDIMASTMKMLTKWEEIRGERDEFEMDVHRELQDLASDVISKTAFGSNYEEGKRVFSLQDKQKHLVFDAIGNVYIPGFRFLPTKKNRERWRIERETRAAIRNLIKTNSKARENSRNLLSLLMSSYKNQDGKEEKLGVEEIINECKAFYFAGKESMADLLTWALLLLAQHQEWQDKAREEVLSVCRGNEVLLSENVNDLKIVNLIIHETLRLYPPAVMLMRQTTKNVKLGTLDVPAGTQFFLALPSIHHDTDIWGKDANEFNPLRFNEPRNHLASFFPFGLGPRICVGKNLAIMEAKVALAMILRHYSFVVSATYLHAPRLLISMQPQYGAQLLLRRITS, translated from the exons ATGCATCTTGTTTGTCTTGTTTATGTGTTACTACCAGTCTGCGTCCTAAGACTCATACACTCAATGATATGGGTTCCATGGAGAATCCATGTGCATTTTAGAAAGCAAGGCATCAGTGGTCCAAACTACCGCCCGATCTTTGGGAACACAGAAGAGTATCGTAATTCATTTACTGAAGCACGGAAGAAAACAATGCCTTTTAACCACAACATTGTCCATCGGGTAACCCCATTTTACCACGAGTGGTCACGCAAGTATGGGAAGACGTTCCTCTACTGGTTTGGAGTCATTCCCATATTGGCTACAGCTGATCTTGACATGATTAAGGACATTTTCATGAACACGGGTGGTGGATCATTTGAGAAGGTAAGGCTTAACCCTCAGGCTAAGCTGCTCTTCGGACAGGGGCTTAATGGTTTGGTCGGCGAGGAGTGGGCTCTTCATAGGAGGATCGCCAACCAAGCTTTTATGATGGAGCGGATTAAG TGTTGGGGGCTGGATATTATGGCGAGCACTATGAAGATGCTAACAAAGTGGGAGGAAATAAGAGGAGAAAGAGATGAGTTTGAGATGGATGTACATAGAGAACTTCAAGACCTTGCATCAGACGTTATATCCAAAACAGCTTTTGGAAGTAATTATGAGGAGGGGAAGCGAGTATTCTCGTTACAGGACAAACAGAAGCACCTTGTCTTCGATGCTATAGGAAATGTCTACATCCCAGGTTTCAG GTTTTTGCCCACCAAGAAGAACAGAGAAAGGTGGAGAATAGAGAGGGAAACTCGTGCAGCAATAAGGAATCTGATCAAAACTAACAGCAAAGCAagagaaaattcaagaaatctaCTTAGTTTACTGATGTCTTCTTATAAAAATCAAgatgggaaggaagagaaaTTGGGGGTTGAGGAGATTATAAACGAATGCAAGGCCTTCTACTTTGCAGGAAAGGAATCCATGGCAGATCTTTTGACCTGGGCACTTCTCCTTTTAGCACAGCATCAGGAATGGCAAGACAAGGCACGGGAAGAAGTGTTATCTGTCTGCAGAGGAAATGAAGTTCTTCTTTCAGAGAATGTAAATGATCTTAAGATT GTGAACTTGATAATCCATGAAACACTTCGGCTTTACCCTCCAGCAGTGATGTTGATGAGGCAAACAACCAAAAACGTTAAGTTGGGAACCCTCGATGTTCCTGCTGGCACACAATTTTTCTTGGCCTTGCCTTCTATTCATCATGACACTGATATATGGGGAAAAGATGCTAACGAGTTCAATCCGCTGAGGTTCAACGAGCCTAGAAATCACTTGGCTTCATTTTTTCCATTTGGGCTAGGTCCTAGAATCTGTGTTGGTAAAAATTTAGCCATTATGGAAGCAAAAGTTGCTCTGGCCATGATATTAAGGCATTACTCTTTCGTAGTGTCCGCCACCTACCTTCATGCTCCAAGACTCCTGATAAGCATGCAGCCTCAGTATGGTGCGCAACTCCTCCTCCGCCGGATTACAAGTTAA